The proteins below are encoded in one region of Aminivibrio pyruvatiphilus:
- a CDS encoding ATP phosphoribosyltransferase regulatory subunit: MVNRLPRGCVNVGGELASAMEECRRIFLSFFENWGYSPFLPSGLQLLESAWDKLPSQVRSRLVALTTPYGEPCCLRGDITLAAVAYLASHYAPEERPLRICYCDRVYMKSAPPRTSIESFQIGAELLGWEGEGADAEMLSLLLRVLDALGLERTTIALGDTTFLQRALASAESASAEGLADALRKGSLPDYFAVLERGNIPDFYRTILSAIPRLRGDISVLAEAEKLWGRGAPLSALKTTAATLESQGFGDRISIDLSLVRDPGYYSGPLFEVYSWESGRSLGGGGRYDRLLSSCGLRGQAMGFALDLEQAASLSSFRSRRSPVMAWAGGLSPEEALRRAADLSSDGTRLEMNWNSDRSASLQAAEKRGCRSWIDLASGTAYTLSPAGKGGAL, encoded by the coding sequence ATGGTGAACAGACTGCCCAGAGGCTGCGTCAACGTAGGCGGGGAGCTCGCTTCCGCCATGGAGGAGTGCAGAAGGATATTTCTCTCCTTCTTCGAAAACTGGGGGTACTCCCCCTTTCTTCCGTCAGGCCTCCAGCTCCTTGAATCGGCCTGGGACAAGCTGCCGTCCCAGGTAAGGTCGAGGCTCGTCGCCCTGACCACGCCCTACGGCGAACCGTGCTGCCTGAGGGGAGACATCACCCTTGCGGCGGTCGCCTACCTTGCGTCCCATTACGCTCCGGAAGAACGCCCCCTGCGCATCTGCTACTGCGACCGGGTGTATATGAAGTCCGCTCCCCCGAGAACGTCCATCGAATCTTTCCAGATCGGGGCGGAACTCCTCGGCTGGGAAGGAGAAGGCGCCGATGCCGAAATGCTCTCCCTGCTCCTCCGGGTTCTCGACGCCCTGGGGCTCGAACGGACGACCATCGCCCTCGGCGACACTACATTTCTCCAGAGGGCCCTTGCATCGGCGGAATCCGCCTCTGCGGAGGGACTAGCCGACGCTCTCAGGAAAGGAAGCCTTCCCGACTATTTCGCCGTACTCGAGAGAGGAAACATCCCCGACTTTTACCGGACGATCCTCTCGGCCATCCCCCGCCTCCGGGGGGACATCTCGGTATTGGCCGAGGCGGAAAAACTCTGGGGCAGGGGAGCGCCCCTCTCGGCCCTCAAAACCACTGCGGCGACCCTGGAGAGCCAGGGCTTCGGAGACAGGATCTCCATCGACCTTTCCCTTGTCAGGGATCCGGGCTATTACAGCGGTCCCCTTTTCGAGGTCTATTCATGGGAGTCCGGCCGGTCTCTCGGCGGCGGGGGGCGATACGACAGGCTTCTTTCGTCCTGCGGCCTGAGAGGGCAGGCCATGGGGTTCGCGCTCGACCTGGAGCAGGCGGCGTCACTCTCCAGCTTCAGGTCCCGCCGTTCTCCGGTAATGGCGTGGGCGGGCGGCCTTTCCCCCGAGGAAGCCCTCCGGAGGGCTGCAGATCTTTCTTCCGACGGAACCAGGCTTGAAATGAACTGGAACAGCGACAGGAGCGCATCCCTCCAGGCAGCGGAAAAACGGGGATGCCGCTCATGGATCGACCTTGCCTCGGGGACGGCCTATACTCTCTCCCCTGCCGGAAAGGGAGGAGCATTGTGA
- the radA gene encoding DNA repair protein RadA, which translates to MAKGEKGRYVCSACGAAAVLWTGKCPSCGEWGALEKEPDAPVPGAPLRSSRASRVDVASVVPPERIPAGLEELDRVLGGGWVPGGVFLLGGKPGIGKSTLLLQTCGMMASAGNRVLYISGEESESQVALRARRLGSASGGLDLFCDSDLSAALFCLDGHRFFVVDSVQAMRADGAEGWAGSPGQVRASAQMCIAAAKDRGIPAVLVGHITKEGRIAGPMLLEHMVDGVLTFSGDDYSPYRMLRASKNRFGSTDELGVFEMGENGLFPVKDVSGLYWNKAEESVPGVAMTVVLEGTQPLVAEIQSLAAATAFPYPKRTGRGIDLNKIQLFTAVLEKRCGTGCGLFDIYVNVAGGLALREPGADLALCAALASAVRDVSLPEKCVFLGEVGLAGEVRPVVRLARRLHEAARLGFTRAVVSSREELAAKKAPIDIVRAATLNDALKAVMR; encoded by the coding sequence GTGGCGAAGGGAGAAAAGGGGAGATACGTTTGTTCAGCCTGCGGAGCGGCTGCCGTCCTCTGGACGGGGAAATGTCCCTCCTGCGGCGAATGGGGGGCCCTGGAGAAGGAACCTGACGCTCCCGTTCCCGGGGCGCCTCTCCGCTCTTCCCGGGCGTCCAGGGTGGACGTTGCCTCCGTGGTTCCCCCGGAAAGGATACCTGCCGGACTGGAGGAATTGGACCGGGTTCTCGGCGGGGGATGGGTCCCGGGTGGTGTTTTTCTCCTTGGAGGAAAGCCGGGGATCGGGAAATCCACCCTGCTTCTCCAAACCTGCGGGATGATGGCATCGGCCGGAAACAGGGTTCTCTATATTTCCGGAGAAGAATCGGAATCCCAGGTGGCCCTGAGGGCCCGACGGCTTGGCTCGGCATCGGGGGGCCTGGACCTTTTCTGCGACAGTGACCTGTCTGCCGCCCTTTTCTGCCTGGACGGCCATCGCTTTTTCGTGGTGGACAGCGTCCAGGCCATGAGGGCCGACGGAGCGGAAGGGTGGGCGGGAAGTCCCGGCCAGGTCCGGGCATCGGCCCAGATGTGCATCGCCGCCGCCAAGGACCGGGGCATCCCTGCCGTCCTGGTGGGCCACATCACCAAGGAAGGCAGGATTGCGGGCCCCATGCTCCTGGAGCACATGGTGGACGGTGTACTGACCTTCTCGGGGGACGACTATTCTCCGTACAGGATGCTCCGGGCGAGCAAGAACCGTTTCGGAAGCACCGACGAACTCGGGGTCTTCGAGATGGGGGAGAACGGCCTTTTTCCGGTGAAGGACGTGAGCGGCCTGTACTGGAACAAGGCGGAGGAGTCGGTTCCCGGTGTGGCCATGACGGTGGTCCTGGAGGGTACTCAGCCCCTGGTGGCGGAAATTCAGTCTTTGGCGGCCGCAACGGCTTTTCCCTACCCGAAGAGGACGGGGAGGGGAATCGACCTGAACAAGATACAGCTCTTCACCGCCGTGCTGGAAAAGCGGTGCGGAACAGGATGCGGCCTTTTCGACATTTACGTGAACGTGGCGGGAGGGCTCGCCCTCCGGGAGCCCGGGGCCGACCTTGCGCTCTGTGCGGCCCTCGCTTCGGCGGTACGTGATGTTTCCCTCCCTGAAAAATGCGTTTTTCTCGGGGAGGTGGGTCTGGCGGGAGAAGTACGGCCGGTGGTGCGGCTTGCCAGAAGGCTCCATGAAGCGGCACGGCTGGGTTTCACCAGGGCTGTGGTCAGCTCCAGGGAGGAACTGGCGGCGAAGAAAGCCCCCATAGACATTGTGAGGGCGGCAACACTGAATGATGCCCTGAAGGCGGTGATGAGATGA